The following coding sequences are from one Bradyrhizobium sp. 200 window:
- a CDS encoding O-antigen ligase family protein encodes MRRYWRDQATWMTVADAFAVLAALTLPWSTTLPGIFVPCWLGAVAWVTDWRAFARLLTQPICYLPLAFACLAAVGTLWSDAAWGARLYAVGPTLKLLVLPGLFYHFERSARGMWVFVAFLVSCILLMLMSWIVLIDPSLSLKPVAEMERGIFVKNYIDQSQEFALCAVALAYPIVRLLQANRLWLAIMLVVISLGFIVNMSFVIVSRTAMVTFPIMIAVFALLHLKWRTSLMIVSGLVVLAGLAFAGSPLLRQKTETVVSDYQRYKQENEPTSLGLRLEYWRKSLQFFAASPVVGNGTGSTLGLFQRVASGEGNLATAHVIGNPHNQTLAVAVQWGAAGIIALYAMWLAHLRLFRGEGLVAWIGLLVVVQNIFTSVFNSHIFDFHEGWMYVLGVGVAGGMTLAAKRQAKVVDLMVRK; translated from the coding sequence ATGCGGCGGTATTGGCGCGACCAAGCGACGTGGATGACGGTCGCGGATGCTTTTGCAGTTCTGGCCGCACTCACGCTGCCGTGGTCGACGACCCTGCCGGGGATCTTCGTGCCCTGCTGGCTCGGCGCCGTGGCGTGGGTGACGGACTGGCGGGCCTTCGCGCGATTGCTGACGCAACCGATCTGCTATTTGCCACTTGCTTTCGCCTGCCTGGCCGCCGTCGGCACGCTCTGGTCGGACGCGGCGTGGGGGGCGCGTCTCTACGCCGTTGGTCCCACTCTAAAGCTCCTGGTGCTGCCCGGATTGTTCTATCATTTCGAGCGCTCGGCGCGCGGAATGTGGGTGTTTGTCGCGTTCCTGGTTTCGTGCATCTTGTTGATGCTGATGTCCTGGATCGTCCTGATCGATCCGAGCTTGTCGCTGAAGCCCGTCGCGGAGATGGAGCGCGGTATCTTCGTCAAGAATTATATCGACCAGAGCCAGGAATTCGCATTGTGCGCGGTCGCGCTGGCCTACCCGATCGTCCGTCTCCTGCAAGCGAACAGGCTGTGGCTGGCGATCATGCTGGTCGTGATCTCGCTCGGCTTCATCGTCAACATGTCTTTTGTGATCGTTTCGCGCACGGCGATGGTCACGTTCCCGATCATGATTGCGGTATTCGCGCTGCTTCATCTGAAATGGCGAACCAGCCTGATGATCGTCAGTGGATTGGTTGTCCTGGCGGGATTGGCTTTTGCCGGGTCGCCGCTCCTGCGGCAGAAGACGGAAACCGTCGTCAGCGACTACCAACGATACAAGCAGGAAAACGAGCCTACTTCCCTGGGGCTGAGGCTGGAATACTGGCGGAAGTCTCTGCAGTTTTTCGCCGCGTCGCCGGTCGTCGGAAACGGGACGGGCTCCACACTCGGGCTATTCCAGAGGGTTGCCAGCGGCGAGGGGAATCTCGCCACGGCCCATGTCATCGGTAACCCCCATAACCAGACGCTTGCCGTTGCGGTTCAGTGGGGCGCCGCCGGGATCATCGCGCTGTATGCGATGTGGCTTGCGCATCTGCGGCTGTTCCGCGGCGAGGGTCTCGTGGCCTGGATCGGACTGTTGGTCGTGGTGCAAAACATCTTCACCTCGGTGTTCAATTCGCACATTTTCGATTTCCACGAAGGTTGGATGTATGTGCTGGGTGTCGGGGTTGCCGGTGGCATGACGCTCGCGGCCAAACGCCAGGCTAAGGTGGTGGATCTGATGGTACGAAAATGA
- a CDS encoding O-antigen ligase family protein, which produces MRNVDFIAILVAALLPWSTSGVGIGIVLWLAVLAATLELRPFLRSLKRPICALPIAFVALAAIGTLWSDASWGARFYALSPATKLLVLPFLFHHFERSARGLWVFIAFLASCTLLTVASWIVAIEPGLSLKEPGDPATYGIFVKNYIDQSQEFVLCTVVLAFPVVTLLRDGKVRQALLLTAVAASFILNMVFVVVSRTALVTLPVMLVAFAMAHLKWRTNVMLFAAAVLLGALAWTVSPRLQATTDRFVRDYRIYKELNEPTSIGLRLEFWEKSLRFFAEAPIIGHGTGSTRGLFEAAATGPAALAQGHVIGNPHNQTLNVAVQWGTIGVVFLYAMWFSHFALFRGGDGLAAWIGLMVVLQNVFSSLFNSHLFDFHEGWMYVLGVGVAGGMVLRARSEATESSRAARP; this is translated from the coding sequence ATGCGGAACGTCGATTTCATTGCGATCTTGGTTGCAGCCCTGCTGCCGTGGTCGACCAGCGGCGTGGGTATCGGCATCGTGCTCTGGCTTGCCGTTCTGGCCGCGACGCTCGAACTGCGTCCGTTCCTGCGTTCGCTGAAGCGTCCAATCTGCGCGCTGCCGATTGCGTTCGTTGCGCTCGCCGCGATTGGTACGCTGTGGTCGGACGCATCCTGGGGCGCGCGCTTCTATGCACTCAGTCCAGCGACGAAGCTGCTCGTTCTGCCGTTCCTGTTCCATCACTTCGAGCGGTCGGCGCGAGGCTTGTGGGTATTCATTGCATTCCTGGCATCCTGCACGCTGCTGACGGTCGCCTCCTGGATCGTCGCGATCGAACCCGGCCTTTCGCTGAAGGAGCCCGGCGACCCCGCGACGTACGGCATCTTCGTCAAGAACTACATCGACCAGAGCCAGGAATTCGTGCTGTGCACGGTCGTGCTCGCTTTCCCTGTCGTCACATTGTTGCGGGACGGAAAGGTCCGGCAGGCGCTGTTGCTGACGGCGGTTGCGGCCAGCTTCATCCTCAACATGGTGTTCGTCGTCGTGTCGCGCACGGCACTGGTGACGCTGCCGGTGATGCTTGTCGCGTTCGCTATGGCGCACTTGAAATGGCGAACCAACGTGATGCTGTTCGCCGCCGCCGTTTTGCTCGGCGCGCTGGCCTGGACGGTATCGCCTCGATTGCAGGCGACGACGGACAGGTTCGTGCGGGACTACCGGATCTACAAAGAACTCAATGAACCGACATCGATCGGGCTGCGCCTCGAATTCTGGGAGAAGTCGCTGCGGTTCTTTGCCGAGGCGCCCATCATCGGCCACGGAACCGGATCGACGCGAGGGCTGTTCGAGGCGGCGGCGACCGGGCCTGCAGCGCTGGCGCAGGGGCATGTGATCGGCAATCCGCATAACCAGACCCTCAACGTCGCCGTCCAGTGGGGCACGATCGGAGTGGTGTTCCTGTACGCGATGTGGTTTTCGCATTTCGCGCTGTTTCGCGGCGGCGATGGTCTGGCGGCCTGGATCGGGCTGATGGTGGTGCTGCAGAACGTGTTCAGTTCGCTGTTCAACTCGCATCTGTTCGATTTTCACGAGGGCTGGATGTATGTGCTGGGCGTCGGGGTAGCCGGAGGCATGGTGCTGCGCGCCAGATCCGAAGCCACAGAATCTTCACGTGCAGCCCGGCCATGA
- a CDS encoding SDR family NAD(P)-dependent oxidoreductase: MTPLSQLTHRNYLIAAHDALATAVALLASFYLRFEGGEAFYSRLPLLLRILPLFVAFSIVICYVFNLTTTKWRFISLPDALNILRVATVLAVTLIVLDYAFIFGASNGKAPVLFGRITIVLYWFLQVFALSALRFGYRYFRYSRVRRHAQTEGASSTLLIGRAADAEVLLRAIESGAVKQLWPVGVLSPSVADRGQSIRNVPVLGGIDDVEDVVRDYAGRGKPISRVVMTPSAFEPEAHPEAVLMRAKRLGLFVSRLPSLESGDVPRLTNVAVEDLLLRPSAKIDYARLETLVKGKAVIVTGGGGSIGSEICDRVATFGAARLLVVEHSEPALYAVTEALTARATNAVIEGRIADIRDRDRIMNLMREFEPDIVFHAAALKHVPILERDWSEGVKTNIFGSVNVADAALAAGAAAMVMISTDKAIEPVSMLGLTKRFAEMYCQALDHDLMTQSSGKPHMRLISVRFGNVLASNGSVVPKFKAQIEAGGPVTVTHPDMVRYFMTIREACDLVLTAATHALTPARPDVSVYVLNMGQPVKIVELAERMIRLSGLEPGIDIEVVFSGMRPGERLNEILFASEEPTVEIGVAGIMAAKPNEPPMPNLREWLATLENAIARNDRMVIRSVLKDAIPEFGCGDTN, encoded by the coding sequence ATGACGCCTCTTTCGCAACTGACCCACCGCAACTACCTGATCGCTGCGCACGATGCGCTGGCGACTGCGGTTGCGTTGCTCGCAAGCTTCTATCTGCGCTTCGAGGGAGGTGAGGCTTTTTATTCCCGCCTGCCGCTGCTGCTGCGCATTCTGCCGCTGTTCGTCGCCTTCAGCATTGTGATTTGTTACGTTTTCAATCTGACGACGACGAAATGGCGTTTCATTTCGTTGCCGGATGCGTTGAACATCCTGCGCGTGGCGACCGTTCTGGCGGTAACGCTCATCGTGCTGGATTATGCCTTCATTTTCGGGGCATCCAACGGCAAGGCGCCGGTGCTGTTCGGCCGCATTACCATCGTTCTCTATTGGTTTCTCCAGGTGTTCGCGCTGAGCGCGCTCCGCTTCGGCTATCGCTATTTCCGCTATTCGCGCGTTCGCCGCCATGCCCAGACCGAAGGGGCTTCGTCGACACTGTTGATCGGGCGCGCCGCCGATGCCGAGGTGCTGTTGCGCGCGATCGAGAGCGGCGCCGTCAAGCAGCTCTGGCCGGTCGGCGTGCTATCGCCGTCGGTCGCGGACCGTGGGCAGTCGATCCGCAACGTGCCGGTGCTCGGCGGCATCGACGATGTCGAGGACGTGGTGCGCGATTATGCCGGGCGGGGAAAACCGATTTCTCGGGTCGTCATGACCCCGTCGGCGTTCGAACCCGAGGCACACCCTGAGGCGGTCTTGATGCGGGCCAAGCGGCTCGGCCTGTTCGTCAGCCGCCTGCCGTCGCTCGAAAGCGGCGACGTGCCGAGGCTGACCAATGTCGCCGTCGAAGACCTGCTGCTGCGGCCGAGCGCGAAGATCGATTACGCGCGGCTCGAGACGTTGGTGAAGGGCAAGGCGGTGATCGTCACCGGCGGCGGCGGTTCGATCGGTTCGGAAATTTGCGACCGCGTCGCGACCTTCGGCGCCGCGCGGCTATTGGTGGTCGAGCATTCCGAACCGGCGCTTTACGCGGTGACGGAGGCGCTGACGGCGCGCGCCACCAATGCCGTGATCGAGGGCCGGATCGCCGATATCCGCGATCGTGACCGGATCATGAACCTGATGCGGGAATTCGAGCCCGATATCGTGTTCCATGCGGCAGCCCTGAAGCACGTGCCGATCCTCGAGCGCGACTGGAGCGAGGGCGTCAAGACCAATATCTTCGGATCGGTCAACGTCGCCGACGCCGCGCTGGCGGCCGGCGCGGCCGCGATGGTGATGATCTCGACCGACAAGGCGATCGAGCCGGTCTCGATGCTCGGCCTGACCAAGCGCTTTGCCGAAATGTATTGCCAGGCGCTCGACCATGACCTGATGACGCAGTCGAGCGGCAAGCCGCACATGCGGTTGATCTCGGTGCGGTTCGGCAACGTGCTGGCCTCGAATGGATCGGTGGTGCCGAAATTCAAGGCGCAGATCGAGGCCGGCGGCCCGGTCACGGTGACGCATCCGGACATGGTCCGCTACTTCATGACCATCCGCGAAGCCTGCGATCTCGTGTTGACAGCTGCGACCCACGCCCTGACGCCGGCGCGACCCGATGTCTCCGTCTACGTCCTCAACATGGGACAGCCGGTCAAGATCGTGGAACTGGCCGAGCGGATGATCCGCCTGTCGGGCCTCGAACCCGGCATCGATATCGAGGTGGTATTCAGCGGCATGCGGCCGGGTGAGCGGCTGAACGAGATCCTGTTCGCCAGCGAGGAGCCGACGGTGGAGATCGGGGTCGCCGGCATCATGGCGGCCAAGCCGAACGAACCGCCAATGCCAAACTTGCGTGAATGGCTCGCCACACTGGAAAATGCGATCGCTAGAAACGATCGCATGGTCATCAGAAGCGTCTTGAAAGACGCGATCCCTGAATTTGGGTGCGGGGATACCAACTGA
- a CDS encoding glycosyltransferase family 2 protein: MKISVVTASYNSEATIGYTIDSFLEQTHPEKEMLIIDGASSDATIRIVESYRSNAIRLFSDKDAGVYDAMNKGLRLFEGNAVGFLNSDDTFHNSTVLSDIATAMRDADIVYGDLNMVTDHRTKRLVRLWRGGIFKRYSFQLGWVPPHPTFYMRREVAERVGEYDLSYVTTADYDFMLRALALYDFRVRYLPKVIADFQMGGISTRGLGVTIRGNLECLRSRRMHLNAPPIDAAFFLRFARRVFQLRKILP; the protein is encoded by the coding sequence ATGAAGATCAGCGTCGTAACAGCCAGTTACAATTCCGAAGCCACAATCGGCTACACAATCGACTCTTTTCTCGAGCAAACTCATCCCGAAAAGGAAATGTTGATAATTGACGGCGCCTCGAGCGACGCGACTATCAGGATAGTCGAGTCATATCGATCCAATGCAATTCGCTTGTTTTCCGACAAAGACGCTGGTGTTTACGACGCGATGAACAAGGGGTTGCGTCTGTTTGAGGGTAACGCCGTCGGCTTCCTCAATTCGGACGATACTTTTCACAATTCCACAGTGCTCTCGGACATCGCCACCGCCATGCGGGATGCCGATATCGTGTACGGCGATCTCAACATGGTAACAGATCACCGCACAAAGCGGCTTGTGCGCTTGTGGCGCGGCGGAATATTCAAGCGCTACTCTTTCCAGCTTGGTTGGGTCCCTCCCCACCCCACGTTCTATATGCGTCGGGAAGTCGCTGAAAGAGTTGGTGAATATGACCTCAGCTACGTAACCACGGCAGATTATGACTTCATGTTACGAGCCCTGGCGCTGTACGACTTCCGCGTTCGCTACCTGCCAAAGGTCATCGCCGATTTTCAGATGGGGGGAATTAGTACCCGAGGCCTTGGTGTCACCATCAGAGGAAATCTCGAGTGTCTTCGATCACGACGTATGCATTTGAATGCACCGCCAATCGACGCAGCCTTCTTCTTGCGTTTCGCCCGACGCGTATTTCAGCTTCGCAAGATTTTGCCTTGA
- a CDS encoding lysylphosphatidylglycerol synthase transmembrane domain-containing protein: MRRILLSTLKILVSAALLYFSLRKIDLAELVARIDVSSLGWIGVAIAVAFLQIFIGVLRWREISAECGAPLPTRQAMRVNVIGTFFNQTLPSSIGGDAVRLWLVARSGAGWRAATYSIFVDRAIGLIALAVIIVASLPWSYRLITDPHGRSALLFVDFAALAGGLGFLLLGRLPWPWLKRWWGTHHLHACSVIANRVLFSRAHGPKVAVLSLLVHVLAVVIGWCVVQSIAAPVLFSQIFQLIPPVMLITMVPISIAGWGVREASMGLAFGYAGLMANEGVNISLLLGAVYFIVGACGGLVWILSPEKAAKDREPVAASN; this comes from the coding sequence ATGCGCCGTATCCTGCTTTCGACGTTGAAGATTCTGGTCTCGGCGGCGCTGTTGTATTTCTCGCTGCGCAAGATCGACCTTGCCGAACTCGTCGCCCGCATCGACGTTTCCAGCCTGGGCTGGATCGGCGTGGCGATTGCCGTGGCGTTCCTGCAGATCTTCATCGGCGTCCTGCGATGGCGCGAGATCAGCGCGGAGTGCGGCGCGCCGCTGCCGACCCGGCAGGCGATGCGGGTCAACGTGATCGGAACCTTCTTCAACCAGACGCTGCCCTCCTCGATCGGCGGCGACGCTGTGCGGCTGTGGCTGGTGGCCCGCAGCGGCGCCGGCTGGCGGGCCGCGACCTATTCCATCTTTGTCGACCGCGCCATCGGCCTGATCGCGCTCGCGGTAATCATCGTCGCGAGCCTGCCCTGGAGCTATCGCCTGATCACCGATCCGCACGGCAGGTCGGCGCTGCTGTTCGTCGATTTCGCAGCCCTTGCCGGCGGCCTCGGATTTCTGCTGCTCGGCCGGCTGCCGTGGCCGTGGCTCAAGCGGTGGTGGGGCACCCACCACCTCCACGCCTGTTCGGTCATCGCCAATCGCGTGCTGTTCAGCCGCGCTCACGGCCCGAAAGTCGCCGTGCTGTCCCTGCTGGTGCACGTGCTCGCCGTGGTCATCGGCTGGTGCGTGGTGCAGTCGATCGCAGCCCCCGTGCTCTTCAGCCAGATCTTCCAGCTTATTCCGCCTGTCATGCTGATCACGATGGTGCCGATTTCGATTGCCGGCTGGGGCGTCCGCGAGGCCAGCATGGGGCTGGCGTTCGGTTATGCCGGCCTGATGGCCAACGAGGGCGTCAACATCTCCCTGCTCTTGGGCGCGGTATACTTCATCGTCGGCGCATGCGGAGGACTAGTGTGGATTCTCAGTCCAGAAAAGGCAGCGAAGGATCGTGAACCAGTCGCCGCTTCGAACTGA
- a CDS encoding NAD-dependent epimerase, protein MPDQSILVTGAAGFIGFHVARRLLAEGRAVVGLDNLNDYYDPALKRARLDILRREQGFAFEQIDLADRASMERLFAKHRFARVVHLAAQAGVRYSIDHPHAYVDANLEGFVNVLEGCRHHGCGHLVYASSSSVYGANTKMPFSVEDKTDHPISLYAATKKANEVIAHSYSHLYRLPVTGLRFFTIYGPWGRPDMAYFLFTKAIVEGTPIRLFNHGRMRRDFTYIDDVTRAVLQLVDQAPREGSGALARIYNVGNNHPEELTHLVAVLERELGRTAVKEMLPMQPGDVTETFADVEELMRDTGFRPQTSIEDGLADFVAWYRDYYRI, encoded by the coding sequence ATGCCAGATCAATCCATATTGGTCACGGGAGCTGCGGGTTTCATCGGCTTCCACGTTGCTCGCCGGCTGCTTGCCGAAGGCCGCGCCGTGGTCGGCCTCGATAATCTGAATGATTATTACGATCCGGCGCTGAAACGCGCGCGGCTGGACATCCTGCGCCGGGAGCAAGGATTCGCGTTCGAGCAGATCGATCTCGCCGACCGTGCATCCATGGAACGCCTGTTCGCCAAACACCGCTTTGCCCGGGTGGTGCATCTCGCGGCGCAGGCCGGCGTGCGTTATTCGATCGATCATCCGCACGCCTATGTCGACGCCAATCTCGAGGGCTTCGTCAATGTGCTGGAAGGATGCCGGCATCATGGATGCGGTCATCTGGTCTATGCGTCATCCTCGTCGGTCTACGGCGCCAATACCAAAATGCCGTTTTCGGTGGAGGACAAGACCGACCATCCGATCAGCCTCTACGCCGCCACGAAGAAGGCCAATGAGGTGATCGCGCATTCCTACAGCCACCTTTATCGCCTGCCGGTGACGGGGTTGCGGTTCTTTACCATCTATGGGCCGTGGGGACGGCCCGATATGGCGTATTTCCTCTTTACCAAAGCGATCGTGGAGGGCACCCCGATCAGGCTCTTTAACCATGGCAGGATGCGGCGGGACTTTACCTATATCGATGATGTGACGCGTGCCGTATTGCAATTGGTCGACCAGGCCCCACGCGAGGGCTCCGGCGCGCTGGCACGGATTTACAATGTCGGCAACAATCATCCTGAAGAGCTGACCCATTTGGTCGCGGTTCTGGAGCGGGAATTGGGCCGCACGGCGGTCAAGGAGATGCTGCCGATGCAGCCCGGAGACGTGACCGAGACCTTCGCCGATGTCGAAGAACTGATGCGCGACACCGGCTTCAGGCCGCAGACCTCGATCGAGGACGGGCTTGCCGATTTTGTCGCCTGGTATCGTGACTACTACAGGATTTGA
- a CDS encoding mannose-1-phosphate guanylyltransferase/mannose-6-phosphate isomerase yields MNRRIIPLIMCGGAGTRLWPASREVHPKQFLSLFGARSTFQDTLLRVSDATLFERPVIITNNAYRFMVLEQLAEIGLEADVLLEPMRRDSGPAIAAGAAFAEARDKDAIVLALAADHVVSDTPAFRAACREGLAGAEAGHIVTFGVQPERAATEYGYINPGEAISGKVRAVAKFVEKPDPATAAGYVEAGYLWNSGNFMFRAAVLSDEYRKVDAESVQAVTDAVAKAGTDLGFVKLDEAAFGSAKSISIDYAVMEKTSRAAVVPVACGWSDVGSWHAVWELSGKDSEGNAARGAAVFEDSRNCNVSTDRALVALEGVDDLVVVATQDAVLVSRQKDANGLKRLVAKLKTVAPQVTEDHIRVHRPWGSYQSVDNGDRHQVKRIIVKPGGRLSLQKHHHRSEHWIVVRGTAQVTVNELVKTVHENESIYIPIGAVHRLENPGKIQLELIEVQTGSYFGEDDIIRIEDDYKRS; encoded by the coding sequence ATGAACCGACGAATTATCCCCCTGATCATGTGCGGCGGCGCTGGAACGCGGCTGTGGCCGGCCTCACGCGAGGTCCACCCCAAGCAGTTCCTGTCCTTGTTCGGGGCGCGCTCGACGTTCCAGGACACGCTGTTGCGGGTTTCCGATGCGACGTTGTTCGAACGGCCCGTCATCATCACCAATAACGCCTATCGCTTCATGGTGCTCGAGCAACTGGCCGAGATCGGGCTGGAGGCCGACGTGCTGCTCGAGCCGATGCGGCGTGATTCCGGACCCGCGATCGCGGCCGGCGCCGCCTTTGCCGAGGCGCGCGACAAGGATGCAATCGTGCTGGCGCTTGCCGCCGATCACGTGGTTTCCGACACGCCCGCTTTCCGCGCTGCCTGCCGCGAAGGGCTGGCTGGCGCGGAAGCCGGGCACATCGTGACGTTCGGCGTGCAGCCCGAACGCGCCGCCACCGAATATGGCTACATCAATCCCGGCGAAGCGATTTCCGGCAAGGTCCGCGCGGTCGCGAAGTTTGTCGAGAAGCCGGACCCGGCGACGGCTGCGGGTTATGTCGAGGCCGGCTATCTCTGGAACAGCGGCAACTTCATGTTCCGCGCCGCGGTGCTGTCGGACGAATATCGCAAGGTCGATGCGGAAAGCGTCCAGGCCGTGACCGATGCGGTGGCGAAGGCGGGCACCGACCTCGGATTTGTCAAGCTCGACGAGGCCGCGTTCGGTTCGGCGAAGTCGATCTCGATCGATTATGCGGTGATGGAAAAGACCTCGCGCGCCGCGGTCGTGCCGGTCGCGTGCGGCTGGTCCGATGTCGGCTCCTGGCATGCGGTGTGGGAATTGTCCGGCAAGGACAGCGAGGGCAACGCGGCGCGGGGTGCTGCGGTGTTCGAGGATTCCCGCAATTGCAACGTATCGACCGACCGCGCGCTGGTCGCGCTCGAAGGCGTCGACGACCTCGTGGTGGTCGCGACCCAGGACGCCGTGCTGGTCTCCAGGCAAAAGGACGCCAACGGGCTGAAGCGGCTGGTCGCGAAGCTGAAGACGGTGGCGCCGCAGGTGACCGAAGATCACATCAGGGTGCACCGGCCCTGGGGATCCTATCAGTCGGTCGACAATGGCGACCGGCATCAGGTCAAGCGCATCATCGTCAAGCCGGGCGGGCGGCTCTCGCTGCAGAAGCACCACCACCGCAGCGAGCACTGGATCGTGGTGCGCGGAACGGCGCAGGTCACCGTCAACGAACTGGTCAAGACCGTGCACGAGAACGAATCGATCTACATCCCGATCGGCGCGGTGCACCGGCTGGAGAATCCCGGCAAGATCCAGCTTGAACTGATCGAGGTCCAGACCGGCAGCTATTTCGGCGAGGACGACATCATCCGCATCGAGGACGACTACAAGCGCAGTTGA
- a CDS encoding Gfo/Idh/MocA family oxidoreductase — translation MSSKGSASDAKIGADRALRIGVVGAGVMGSNHARVLAGLPGVTLVGIVDPLPEHRARAIALAGCRAFATLEELFDEGVDAITIAAPTHLHHEIALACITRNIHILVEKPVATTVEEGRDIVNAARSAGVTLMVGHVERFNPAVAAIKQAISGEDILSIGITRVGPFPPRMSNVGVVIDLAVHDIDLIRWFTESDIVEVQPQLSSAVAEREDIALLQFRTASGVLAHINTNWLTPFKARSVTVATRGKYVMGDLLTRQVTECFGFKPDGSYSMRHLPVGHDEPLRAELIAFIDAVRTGNVPAVSGDEGVASLEIAIRCLEQPAKPAASAARKGPRRIAG, via the coding sequence ATGAGTTCCAAAGGGTCCGCATCTGACGCGAAGATCGGCGCAGATCGCGCGTTGCGTATCGGCGTGGTCGGCGCGGGCGTGATGGGCAGCAACCATGCCCGCGTGCTGGCCGGCCTGCCCGGGGTGACGCTGGTCGGCATCGTCGATCCGTTGCCGGAACACCGCGCGCGCGCCATCGCGCTCGCCGGCTGCCGCGCATTCGCTACCCTCGAAGAGCTGTTCGACGAAGGCGTCGATGCCATCACGATCGCGGCGCCGACCCATCTCCATCACGAGATTGCGCTCGCCTGCATCACGCGCAACATCCACATTCTGGTCGAGAAGCCTGTCGCCACGACGGTGGAGGAGGGACGGGACATCGTCAACGCGGCACGCAGCGCCGGCGTGACGCTGATGGTCGGCCATGTCGAGCGCTTCAATCCGGCGGTCGCTGCGATCAAGCAGGCGATTTCGGGCGAGGATATTCTTTCGATCGGCATCACCCGCGTCGGGCCGTTTCCGCCGCGGATGTCCAATGTCGGCGTCGTGATCGATCTGGCCGTGCACGATATCGACCTGATCCGCTGGTTCACCGAATCCGATATCGTCGAGGTGCAGCCGCAGCTTTCCAGCGCGGTCGCCGAGCGCGAGGATATCGCGCTTCTGCAGTTCCGCACCGCCTCGGGCGTGCTCGCCCATATCAACACCAACTGGCTGACGCCGTTCAAGGCGCGCAGCGTCACGGTTGCGACCCGCGGCAAATATGTGATGGGCGATCTCCTGACGCGCCAGGTGACCGAATGCTTCGGCTTCAAGCCCGACGGCAGCTATTCGATGCGGCATCTGCCGGTCGGCCATGACGAACCGCTCCGCGCCGAGCTGATCGCATTCATCGATGCCGTCCGCACCGGCAATGTGCCGGCGGTTTCCGGCGACGAGGGCGTCGCCAGTCTTGAAATCGCGATCCGCTGCCTCGAGCAGCCCGCCAAGCCCGCGGCGTCTGCCGCGCGCAAGGGCCCGCGCCGCATCGCCGGCTGA
- a CDS encoding DegT/DnrJ/EryC1/StrS family aminotransferase — translation MNQHMRPEPVPFIDIAAQRRRLGKSIDEAVARVLNHCQFINGPEVTELEAALAKFSGAKHVVSCASGTDALLMVLMAKQVGPGDAVLCPSFTFCATGEVVVLTGATPVFVDVDEATFNIDAGSLKRGIATAKQRGLKPRAVIPVDLFGQPADHDAIRAIAEAEGLFVLDDAAQGFGASYKGRKLGTFGLATTTSFFPAKPLGCFGDGGAIFTDDDALAETLRSIRVHGQGSDKYDNVRIGLTARLDTMQAAILIEKLKIFEDEIAARNVVAERYARGLGNVVTVPRLASGCSSIWACYTIRLPKGTDRDRFAADLKAQGIPTAIYYTKSMHQQTAYRDFPIADGGLPACESLSADVISLPIHAYLDAPTQERIIAAVRGALQA, via the coding sequence ATGAACCAGCACATGCGTCCAGAACCCGTTCCTTTCATCGACATTGCCGCGCAGCGCCGTCGGCTCGGCAAATCCATCGATGAGGCCGTTGCCCGCGTGCTCAACCACTGCCAGTTCATCAACGGGCCGGAGGTCACCGAGCTGGAAGCTGCGCTTGCAAAATTTTCCGGCGCCAAACACGTCGTGAGCTGCGCCAGCGGCACCGACGCGCTGCTGATGGTGCTGATGGCGAAGCAGGTCGGCCCCGGCGATGCCGTGCTGTGTCCCTCCTTTACCTTTTGCGCAACCGGCGAGGTGGTGGTGCTGACCGGCGCCACGCCCGTCTTCGTCGATGTCGACGAGGCGACCTTCAACATCGATGCCGGCTCGCTCAAGCGCGGTATCGCGACGGCGAAGCAGCGCGGCCTGAAACCGCGGGCGGTGATTCCGGTCGACCTGTTCGGGCAGCCGGCCGACCATGATGCGATCCGCGCCATCGCGGAAGCGGAAGGGCTGTTCGTGCTCGACGACGCCGCCCAGGGCTTTGGCGCCAGCTACAAGGGCCGGAAGCTCGGCACCTTCGGTCTGGCGACCACCACCAGCTTCTTTCCCGCAAAGCCGCTCGGCTGCTTCGGCGACGGCGGCGCGATCTTCACCGACGACGATGCGCTGGCCGAAACGCTGCGCAGCATCCGCGTCCACGGCCAGGGCTCGGACAAATACGACAATGTCCGTATCGGTCTCACCGCGCGGCTCGATACCATGCAGGCCGCGATTCTGATCGAGAAGCTGAAAATCTTCGAGGACGAGATCGCGGCGCGCAATGTGGTCGCGGAGCGCTATGCGCGGGGGCTCGGCAATGTCGTGACCGTGCCGCGTCTTGCCAGCGGCTGCAGCTCGATCTGGGCGTGCTATACTATCCGCCTGCCCAAAGGCACGGACCGTGACCGCTTCGCTGCCGACCTGAAGGCGCAGGGGATTCCGACCGCGATCTATTACACGAAATCGATGCATCAGCAGACGGCCTATCGCGATTTCCCGATCGCGGACGGCGGACTGCCGGCGTGCGAGAGCCTGTCCGCCGACGTCATCAGCCTGCCGATACATGCCTATCTCGACGCACCGACGCAGGAGCGGATCATCGCGGCGGTACGCGGCGCGCTTCAGGCATGA